A genomic region of Paenibacillus sp. PL2-23 contains the following coding sequences:
- the parE gene encoding DNA topoisomerase IV subunit B: MAEQLDLFGGTTAKERSYEADDIQVLEGLTAVRKRPGMYIGSTSTSGLHHLVWEIVDNAVDEHLAKFCTAIEVTLHKNGAITIHDNGRGIPTGMHKTGIPTPQVVFTILHAGGKFGGGGYKKSGGLHGVGASVTNALSEWLEVEIFRDGKIHKMRFEFWIDSNGKEHVGEPVTGLDIIGNTNRSGTKVTFKPDGRVFQSGTSFNYDTLAERLQEIAFLNSGLKVTIKDDRSGKADTFHYEGGASQFVQYLNEDKTVLHDVIHFTGDRDDIEVEVALQYNDGYTETIASFVNSIPTRGGGTHETGFKTAYTRVMNDYARKAALLKEKDKNLEGNDLREGMMAVINIKMSEVEFVGQTKDQLGSASARSAVDAVVTDRMQVFLEENPQVAQSLLKKAVQASKAREAARKAREEIRSGKKKSESSNLGGKLTPAQSKDYTRNELFIVEGDSAGGSAKQGRDSKHQAILPLKGKPMNPEKAKLVDILKNDEYKAIISAIGAGVGPEFEAEESNYSKIIIMTDADTDGAHIQVLLLTFFYRYMKPLIDSGRIYIAQPPLYKITRKSGKLETIRYAWTDEQLQNYLKEFGKSYEIQRYKGLGEMNPDQLWETTMDPETRTLLQVQIEDAAKAERRVSTLMGDKVDPRKRWIIENVDFTEYEE; the protein is encoded by the coding sequence ATGGCAGAGCAATTGGATCTATTCGGGGGCACAACGGCCAAAGAACGGAGCTATGAGGCCGATGACATACAAGTGCTGGAAGGCTTGACGGCCGTCCGCAAACGGCCGGGCATGTACATAGGCAGCACCAGCACATCCGGCTTGCATCATCTCGTATGGGAGATCGTGGATAATGCGGTGGACGAGCATTTGGCCAAGTTTTGCACCGCGATCGAGGTGACGCTGCATAAGAACGGAGCAATTACCATTCACGACAACGGGCGCGGAATTCCGACCGGCATGCATAAGACCGGCATTCCGACGCCACAGGTCGTCTTTACGATCCTTCATGCAGGCGGCAAATTCGGCGGAGGCGGCTATAAGAAGTCCGGCGGCTTGCACGGCGTAGGCGCTTCGGTAACGAACGCGCTGTCGGAGTGGCTGGAGGTCGAAATATTCCGCGACGGCAAAATTCATAAAATGAGATTCGAATTTTGGATCGACAGCAACGGGAAGGAGCATGTCGGGGAACCTGTGACGGGTCTCGACATTATCGGCAATACGAACCGCTCCGGCACGAAGGTGACGTTCAAGCCGGACGGCCGCGTGTTCCAAAGCGGCACCTCCTTCAATTACGATACGCTCGCCGAGCGGCTGCAGGAAATCGCATTTCTGAATTCCGGGCTGAAGGTGACGATTAAGGACGATCGCAGCGGCAAAGCCGATACGTTTCATTATGAAGGCGGCGCCAGCCAATTCGTGCAATATTTGAACGAAGACAAGACCGTGCTGCATGACGTTATTCATTTCACTGGCGACAGGGATGATATCGAGGTGGAGGTGGCGCTGCAATACAACGACGGATACACCGAGACGATCGCCTCCTTCGTCAACTCCATCCCGACGCGGGGCGGAGGCACTCATGAGACGGGCTTCAAGACGGCTTATACGCGCGTGATGAACGATTATGCCCGTAAAGCGGCGCTGCTGAAGGAGAAGGACAAGAATCTGGAGGGCAACGACCTGCGCGAGGGCATGATGGCGGTTATCAACATCAAGATGTCCGAGGTGGAGTTCGTCGGCCAGACGAAGGATCAGCTGGGCAGCGCCTCGGCGCGAAGCGCGGTTGACGCCGTTGTTACAGACAGAATGCAGGTATTCCTGGAGGAAAATCCGCAAGTGGCGCAGTCGCTCCTGAAGAAGGCGGTGCAAGCCTCCAAGGCGAGAGAGGCGGCCCGCAAGGCTCGCGAGGAAATTCGCAGCGGGAAGAAAAAAAGCGAAAGCTCCAACCTGGGCGGCAAGCTGACGCCCGCGCAGTCCAAGGATTACACTCGCAATGAGCTGTTCATCGTGGAGGGCGATTCCGCCGGCGGCTCCGCCAAGCAGGGACGGGATTCCAAGCATCAGGCCATTCTGCCGCTGAAGGGCAAGCCAATGAATCCGGAGAAGGCCAAGCTGGTCGATATTCTCAAAAACGATGAATACAAAGCGATTATTTCCGCAATCGGAGCGGGAGTAGGTCCCGAGTTCGAAGCAGAGGAAAGCAATTACAGCAAAATTATTATTATGACGGATGCGGATACGGACGGCGCTCATATTCAGGTGCTGCTCCTGACCTTCTTCTACCGCTACATGAAGCCGCTGATCGACAGCGGCCGCATCTATATTGCGCAGCCGCCGCTCTATAAGATTACGCGCAAATCCGGCAAGCTGGAGACGATTCGTTACGCTTGGACGGACGAGCAGCTCCAGAATTATTTGAAGGAATTCGGCAAGAGCTACGAAATTCAGCGCTACAAGGGGCTTGGCGAGATGAACCCGGATCAGCTGTGGGAGACGACGATGGATCCGGAGACGCGTACGCTGCTGCAGGTTCAGATCGAGGACGCAGCCAAGGCGGAGCGCAGGGTGTCCACGCTTATGGGCGATAAGGTCGATCCGCGCAAACGCTGGATTATCGAAAATGTAGACTTTACGGAATACGAGGAATAG
- the gyrA gene encoding DNA gyrase subunit A, whose protein sequence is MSILEQFLPAFLEEVVGDRFGRYSKYIIQDRAIPDVRDGLKPVQRRILYAMYDAGNTPDKPYRKSAKTVGDVMGNYHPHGDSSIYEGMVRMAQPWKMGYPLIDGHGNWGSQDDDPAAAMRYTEARLSKIAMELLRDIDKRTVQFKDNFDNTTKEPVVLPSRYPNLLVNGVSGISSGFATEIPPHNLKEVIDACIAYMNKPELTLEELMSIVKGPDFPTGGLIMGEEGIREAYHSGKGRIYIRSKTAIEDMRGGKQQIVITEIPYQVVKSRLVTAMENIRLEKKVEGIAEVRDESGRNGLRIVVELKKDADANGILAYLLKKTDLQVAYSFNMVAIVNKAPQQLGLKPMLAAYVEHQKEVVTHRTKFELEKAEDRAHVVEGLVKALNILDEVIATIKASKNRGDAQDNLIAKFGFTERQADAILTLQLYRLTNLEITSLEKELKEAQKRIAYLRSILESEKKLLGVIKDELTEIRDKYGIDRRSDIQGEVEELKVNLEVLVTPEDVLVTLSQDGYMKRTSMLSFTRSGGELDSAGVKDGDVIRELLQVNTIDNLLLFTRKGQYYLLPVHQIPEFKWKDTGTAIVNIVPLPKDDAIVSVIPIKDIQQPELSLVFVTRRGQVKRTELKEYATTRSTAVAACKVAEGDEVLHVSISEGNKQLMLVSKNGLSIRFQESEVNAMGRVAAGVRGMQLKDDDELIAALWVSDDEGEVLVVSEMGYAKRTLLLDYPIQGRGGRGVQTFEFKEGKRVRSNGERLAAAYYCRQPLDIVALTSNGGKLSADSEKAPIEERKSVGKTLFAVDKNDAIWTTFVRSVPELNQKAD, encoded by the coding sequence ATGAGTATCCTGGAACAATTCCTGCCGGCGTTTCTGGAGGAGGTCGTAGGGGACCGATTCGGGCGCTATTCGAAGTACATCATACAGGATCGCGCCATCCCCGATGTCCGAGACGGCCTGAAGCCGGTGCAGCGGCGCATTCTATACGCAATGTACGATGCCGGCAACACGCCGGACAAGCCATACCGCAAGTCGGCCAAAACGGTCGGAGACGTTATGGGCAACTATCATCCGCACGGTGATTCATCTATATACGAGGGTATGGTCCGGATGGCACAGCCATGGAAGATGGGTTACCCGCTGATTGACGGCCATGGCAACTGGGGCTCTCAAGACGACGATCCCGCGGCTGCGATGCGTTATACGGAAGCCCGCCTGTCCAAGATCGCGATGGAGCTGCTGCGCGATATCGACAAGCGGACCGTTCAATTCAAGGATAACTTCGACAATACGACCAAGGAGCCGGTCGTGCTGCCGTCCCGTTATCCCAATCTGCTGGTGAACGGCGTCAGCGGCATCTCCTCCGGCTTTGCGACCGAGATTCCGCCCCATAACCTGAAGGAGGTTATCGACGCCTGTATCGCCTATATGAATAAGCCGGAGCTTACGCTGGAGGAGCTGATGAGCATCGTCAAGGGACCAGACTTCCCGACCGGCGGACTCATTATGGGCGAAGAGGGCATACGCGAGGCTTATCACTCCGGCAAGGGCCGGATCTACATCCGTTCCAAGACGGCGATTGAGGATATGCGCGGCGGCAAACAGCAGATTGTCATAACCGAAATTCCATATCAAGTGGTCAAATCCAGACTGGTAACCGCCATGGAGAACATCCGGCTGGAGAAGAAGGTGGAGGGTATTGCGGAGGTGCGCGACGAAAGCGGCCGGAACGGGCTGCGGATCGTCGTGGAGCTGAAGAAGGATGCCGACGCCAATGGCATTCTGGCTTATTTGCTCAAGAAAACCGATCTGCAGGTCGCATACAGCTTCAATATGGTCGCCATTGTCAACAAGGCGCCGCAGCAGCTGGGCTTAAAGCCGATGCTGGCGGCGTATGTGGAGCATCAGAAGGAAGTAGTGACGCATCGCACCAAATTCGAATTGGAGAAGGCCGAAGACCGCGCGCATGTCGTGGAAGGACTTGTTAAAGCGCTTAACATCCTGGATGAGGTTATCGCCACGATCAAGGCGTCCAAAAATCGCGGCGACGCGCAGGACAACCTGATTGCTAAGTTCGGATTTACGGAGCGGCAGGCGGACGCGATTCTGACCTTGCAGCTGTACCGGCTGACCAATTTGGAGATTACGTCGCTGGAGAAGGAGCTGAAGGAGGCGCAGAAGCGGATTGCGTACTTGCGCTCCATTCTGGAGAGCGAGAAGAAGCTGCTTGGCGTCATCAAGGACGAGCTGACAGAAATTCGCGACAAATACGGCATTGACCGCCGTTCAGATATTCAAGGCGAGGTCGAGGAGCTGAAGGTCAATCTTGAGGTGCTTGTGACGCCCGAGGACGTGCTAGTCACGCTTAGCCAGGACGGCTATATGAAGCGGACCAGCATGCTGAGCTTTACCCGCTCCGGCGGCGAGCTGGACAGCGCGGGAGTGAAGGATGGGGATGTCATCCGCGAGCTTCTGCAGGTGAACACCATCGACAACTTGCTCTTATTCACCCGCAAGGGCCAATATTACCTTCTTCCCGTGCATCAAATTCCGGAGTTTAAATGGAAGGACACTGGTACGGCGATCGTCAATATTGTGCCGCTGCCGAAGGATGATGCCATTGTCAGCGTTATTCCGATCAAGGATATTCAGCAGCCGGAGCTTTCATTGGTATTCGTGACAAGACGAGGCCAAGTGAAGCGTACAGAGCTGAAGGAATACGCGACAACCCGATCCACCGCCGTCGCCGCCTGCAAAGTGGCGGAAGGCGATGAAGTGCTTCATGTATCCATCAGCGAAGGCAACAAGCAGCTAATGCTTGTCTCCAAAAACGGTCTAAGCATCAGGTTCCAGGAATCCGAGGTCAACGCCATGGGCCGGGTAGCTGCAGGCGTTCGCGGCATGCAGCTCAAGGACGACGACGAGCTGATCGCGGCGCTGTGGGTATCAGACGACGAAGGCGAGGTGCTCGTCGTGTCCGAAATGGGTTATGCGAAGCGTACCCTGCTGCTTGATTATCCCATCCAGGGACGCGGCGGTCGTGGTGTGCAAACCTTCGAGTTTAAGGAAGGGAAGCGCGTTCGCTCCAACGGCGAGAGACTAGCCGCGGCGTATTACTGCAGGCAGCCGCTGGACATTGTGGCGCTTACATCTAATGGCGGCAAGCTGTCGGCGGATTCAGAGAAGGCCCCGATCGAGGAACGGAAGTCTGTAGGGAAAACGTTGTTTGCAGTGGACAAAAACGACGCCATCTGGACAACGTTTGTCCGGTCCGTGCCGGAGCTTAATCAAAAGGCTGATTAG
- a CDS encoding MarR family transcriptional regulator — protein sequence MVSDDFTRLWTKLSREWRINLEQSLAPLTEGQLNVLELLLDSQPMKPSDLIQFLSTTPAAITTLLDRMERNELIVRTRDDNDRRIVWISVSDKGKTEAERGRHIRSSMIEQSLDRISIHNQQLLVYLLGKVANA from the coding sequence GTGGTATCCGATGACTTTACCAGGCTGTGGACAAAGCTTTCAAGGGAATGGAGAATCAACCTGGAGCAATCGCTGGCTCCGCTGACGGAGGGCCAGCTGAACGTACTGGAGCTGCTTCTGGACTCACAGCCGATGAAGCCTTCCGATCTCATTCAATTTTTGTCGACGACGCCGGCTGCGATTACAACCTTGCTCGACCGGATGGAACGGAACGAGCTTATCGTCCGAACGCGTGATGACAATGATCGCCGCATTGTGTGGATTTCCGTATCAGACAAAGGCAAGACGGAGGCGGAGCGTGGACGTCATATCCGAAGCAGCATGATCGAGCAGTCGCTTGACCGCATTTCTATACATAATCAGCAGCTGCTTGTCTATCTGCTGGGCAAGGTTGCCAATGCATAA
- a CDS encoding CapA family protein — MLGLVSAVILYIGFQPLLERELAEEYSPSPIAAMTATPSPTSTPEPTPLQPEFAEAVWLGVGDVMSHTPQLPGAFDAELNRYDFNPFFEAVKPILGTGDWVMANLETPIAGADFGYSGYPAFNAPIELAEALKHAGFNLLSTANNHSLDKGERGLLRTLEHLEQLGLQAVGTAASQEQADTPILSERNGITMGVLAYTYGTNGIPIPSGKPYLVNLIDEAKMIGDIQRLRQAGADIITVALHFGHEYQTAPSEEQKRLARALAAGGADIIAGSHPHVVQPYEVVEAVDASGNARRALIIYSMGNFISNQRGDTKDYGVIFKVGFRKNITEGTTELMDVEAIPTWVHRYKPDRSYRYRVLPIERTLAERNDELLTTAIYEQLSIDYDMLMARLESMSASQP; from the coding sequence GTGCTTGGTTTAGTCTCCGCCGTCATCCTCTATATAGGATTTCAGCCGCTATTAGAGCGGGAGCTTGCCGAAGAGTACAGCCCCTCACCGATCGCTGCAATGACTGCAACGCCTTCTCCAACCTCGACGCCTGAGCCAACGCCCCTTCAACCCGAATTTGCGGAGGCGGTGTGGTTGGGTGTTGGAGATGTGATGAGCCACACTCCCCAGCTTCCTGGCGCATTCGACGCAGAGCTGAATCGTTACGATTTTAACCCTTTTTTTGAAGCGGTGAAGCCGATTCTGGGCACGGGCGATTGGGTTATGGCCAATCTGGAAACGCCTATCGCAGGAGCGGATTTCGGTTACAGCGGTTATCCAGCCTTCAATGCGCCGATCGAATTGGCGGAAGCGCTTAAACATGCGGGGTTTAATCTGCTGTCGACAGCCAACAATCATTCCCTCGACAAGGGCGAAAGAGGACTTCTTCGCACGCTGGAGCACTTGGAGCAGCTTGGACTGCAGGCGGTTGGAACGGCCGCTTCGCAGGAGCAAGCCGATACGCCGATTCTATCGGAGCGGAACGGCATTACCATGGGAGTGCTGGCTTACACGTATGGCACTAATGGCATACCGATTCCGTCGGGCAAGCCTTACTTGGTCAATCTGATCGATGAAGCGAAGATGATTGGGGATATTCAACGCCTTCGCCAGGCAGGCGCCGATATCATTACGGTTGCGCTTCACTTCGGCCATGAATACCAGACCGCGCCCAGCGAGGAGCAGAAGCGGCTGGCCCGCGCGCTGGCGGCCGGTGGCGCGGACATTATTGCAGGCTCCCATCCGCATGTCGTGCAGCCTTATGAGGTAGTTGAAGCAGTTGACGCTTCGGGGAACGCCAGAAGAGCACTTATTATTTATTCCATGGGCAACTTTATATCCAATCAACGCGGCGATACCAAGGACTACGGGGTTATCTTCAAGGTTGGTTTTCGCAAAAACATAACTGAGGGCACCACGGAACTGATGGACGTGGAAGCGATCCCTACCTGGGTGCATCGCTACAAGCCCGACCGCTCCTACCGATATCGCGTGCTTCCTATCGAGCGGACGCTCGCAGAGCGAAACGACGAGCTGCTGACCACAGCTATATATGAGCAGCTTAGCATCGATTACGACATGCTGATGGCAAGATTGGAATCCATGAGCGCCAGCCAGCCATAA
- a CDS encoding RluA family pseudouridine synthase has product MRIPVLFEDNHLLAVVKPPGIPSQEDETGDPDMLTLLKADLKERHNKPGNVFLGLVHRLDRPVGGAMLFAKTSKAASRLSEAVRSRSFGKSYICVVQGTPPEREARLRHYIRKDQKRNQVTVLEAPAQDAKDASLDYFVAASSNNRSLVAVRLHTGRPHQIRAQMAYIGCPLVGDQKYGSAKGSTGFSSIALWSASISVPHPVTKEEMLFQSLPEVADAWSWWQPGQIQDAARYYLK; this is encoded by the coding sequence ATGCGGATTCCCGTTCTTTTCGAAGACAATCATCTGCTCGCCGTGGTGAAGCCTCCCGGCATTCCATCACAGGAGGATGAGACAGGCGATCCCGATATGCTGACCCTGCTGAAGGCCGACTTGAAGGAGCGCCATAACAAGCCGGGCAATGTGTTCCTCGGCCTGGTGCATCGACTCGACCGGCCCGTTGGCGGCGCGATGTTATTCGCCAAAACCTCCAAAGCGGCATCACGGTTATCCGAAGCTGTGCGCAGCCGTTCTTTCGGCAAATCGTATATATGTGTCGTTCAGGGAACGCCTCCGGAGCGGGAGGCTCGGCTGCGCCACTATATTCGCAAGGATCAGAAACGCAACCAGGTGACCGTGCTGGAGGCGCCTGCGCAGGACGCGAAGGACGCATCGCTGGACTACTTCGTGGCAGCCAGCTCCAACAACCGCAGTCTAGTAGCGGTTCGGCTTCATACAGGCAGGCCCCATCAGATCCGGGCGCAGATGGCCTATATCGGCTGTCCGCTTGTTGGCGATCAGAAATATGGCTCTGCCAAAGGCTCGACGGGCTTCTCCAGCATCGCCCTGTGGTCCGCTTCAATATCCGTCCCTCATCCCGTGACGAAGGAAGAGATGCTCTTCCAGTCCTTGCCTGAGGTCGCAGATGCCTGGAGCTGGTGGCAGCCCGGCCAGATTCAAGACGCAGCCCGGTATTACTTGAAATGA
- a CDS encoding class I SAM-dependent methyltransferase, giving the protein MYIADQWVDYEVIDTGEGDKLERWGSYILRRPDPQIIWPIADESGPWNKTDGRYYRSSSGGGKWEMTKALPERWTISYGSLSFHIKPTNFKHTGLFPEQAVNWSWMMDKIKGAGRPIRVLNLFAYSGGATVAAAAAGAEVCHVDAAKGMVQWAKENAQLSGLEAAPIRYITDDVFKFVQREQRRGRQYDAIIMDPPSYGRGPNGETWKLEENLYPFLQFCTTILSDKPLFLLINSYTTGLSPTVLHNMLHMTMSGKFGGSISCGEIGLPITRTGLNLPCGILGRWESK; this is encoded by the coding sequence ATGTACATAGCAGATCAATGGGTAGATTACGAAGTAATAGATACGGGTGAGGGAGACAAGCTTGAGCGCTGGGGCTCTTACATCCTGCGCCGACCGGACCCCCAGATTATATGGCCGATCGCCGATGAGTCCGGTCCATGGAACAAAACCGACGGACGTTATTACCGCAGCTCGTCGGGCGGCGGCAAGTGGGAGATGACGAAAGCGCTGCCGGAGCGCTGGACAATCTCGTACGGAAGCCTTTCCTTCCATATCAAGCCTACCAACTTCAAGCATACCGGCCTCTTCCCTGAGCAAGCGGTCAATTGGAGCTGGATGATGGACAAGATCAAAGGGGCAGGACGGCCTATCCGCGTCCTTAACCTGTTCGCGTATTCAGGCGGCGCAACAGTCGCCGCAGCCGCTGCGGGAGCCGAGGTTTGCCATGTCGACGCCGCCAAGGGCATGGTCCAATGGGCGAAGGAGAACGCCCAGCTGTCAGGGCTGGAAGCCGCTCCGATCCGTTATATAACCGATGACGTCTTTAAGTTCGTGCAGCGTGAGCAGCGCCGTGGACGTCAATATGACGCGATTATTATGGACCCTCCCTCCTATGGACGCGGACCGAACGGCGAGACATGGAAGCTGGAGGAGAACCTGTACCCCTTCCTTCAATTTTGTACAACCATATTGTCGGACAAGCCGCTGTTTCTGCTCATTAACTCCTATACGACCGGCCTGTCGCCGACAGTGCTCCACAATATGCTGCATATGACCATGTCAGGCAAGTTCGGCGGCTCCATCAGCTGCGGCGAGATCGGATTGCCCATTACGAGAACCGGCTTGAATCTGCCTTGCGGCATACTGGGCCGCTGGGAATCGAAGTAA
- a CDS encoding antibiotic biosynthesis monooxygenase codes for MFIQLRTIVVEPGNAEQVMERFGTSGHIDTMPGLIDRTVMLAAKTKDSEEVIAMIRWESEEAWKNWEKDPVHIAGHREHRGEAPPSYVISSTVKMYNVKKVLTPTPVNS; via the coding sequence ATGTTTATCCAATTGCGCACGATCGTAGTGGAGCCCGGCAACGCGGAGCAAGTCATGGAGCGCTTCGGCACCAGCGGCCACATTGACACAATGCCTGGACTAATTGATCGGACAGTTATGCTTGCCGCCAAGACCAAGGATTCGGAAGAAGTGATTGCCATGATTCGTTGGGAATCCGAGGAAGCGTGGAAAAACTGGGAGAAGGATCCCGTCCATATCGCCGGCCATCGCGAGCATCGGGGCGAAGCCCCGCCAAGCTATGTGATCAGCTCAACAGTCAAAATGTACAACGTGAAGAAGGTCCTTACGCCTACTCCCGTCAACTCCTGA
- a CDS encoding nitric oxide synthase oxygenase, producing MGNRNNHHILQQASDFITLCYAETGFDEAVPGRIAEIRDEIADTGTYTHTGLELVYGAKLAWRNSNRCIGRLFWDTLTVTDARHVRSTEEMASYLFQHLEQGTNRGRVRPMITVFAPATENNEGPRIWNHQLIRYAGYEGADGAVLGDPASLLFTRLCQQLDWTGSYTPYDILPLVISGSGDKPQWFPIPDHLALEVPLEHPEYSAFAELGLRWYAVPFVSDMTLEIGGIHYPAAPFNGWYMGTEIGSRNLADEARYRQLPEVARAIGIETTRNSSLWKDRALVELNIAVLHSYRKHGVSIVDHHTASQQFMTFEQNEQACGREATGRWSWLVPPLSPSQSPLFHKRFVDEVRSPQFLYREDLRP from the coding sequence ATGGGGAATAGGAATAATCATCATATCCTTCAACAAGCGTCCGACTTTATCACCCTCTGTTATGCGGAGACAGGCTTTGATGAGGCTGTGCCCGGCCGCATAGCCGAAATTCGGGATGAAATAGCCGATACAGGCACCTATACGCATACCGGACTTGAGTTGGTCTATGGCGCCAAGCTTGCATGGCGCAACAGCAACCGCTGCATCGGCAGACTGTTCTGGGACACGCTGACTGTAACGGATGCGAGGCATGTGCGCAGCACCGAGGAGATGGCATCGTACCTATTCCAGCATCTCGAGCAAGGCACGAACCGAGGAAGAGTGAGGCCGATGATCACGGTATTCGCGCCAGCGACGGAGAACAATGAAGGTCCCCGTATATGGAATCATCAGCTCATCCGGTATGCGGGCTATGAGGGAGCGGACGGAGCCGTGCTTGGCGACCCGGCCTCCCTTCTCTTTACAAGGCTGTGCCAGCAATTGGACTGGACGGGAAGCTATACGCCATACGATATCCTTCCGCTCGTCATAAGCGGCAGCGGCGACAAGCCGCAATGGTTCCCGATTCCCGACCATCTCGCGCTGGAGGTGCCGCTTGAGCACCCGGAATATTCGGCATTTGCTGAGCTGGGCTTGCGGTGGTATGCCGTCCCCTTTGTATCGGACATGACACTGGAGATCGGCGGCATCCATTATCCTGCAGCTCCATTTAACGGCTGGTATATGGGAACCGAGATTGGCTCACGCAATTTGGCTGACGAGGCCAGATACAGACAATTGCCTGAGGTGGCCCGTGCCATCGGTATCGAGACAACGCGGAACTCTTCCTTATGGAAGGACAGAGCGTTAGTCGAGCTGAATATTGCCGTTCTTCATTCCTACAGGAAGCATGGCGTATCTATAGTCGACCATCATACCGCCTCCCAGCAGTTCATGACCTTTGAGCAGAACGAACAGGCTTGCGGTCGAGAGGCGACAGGCAGATGGTCATGGCTGGTGCCGCCGCTGTCCCCCTCTCAATCGCCGTTGTTTCACAAACGATTTGTCGATGAGGTACGCTCGCCGCAATTCCTATATCGTGAGGACCTAAGACCCTAA
- a CDS encoding serine hydrolase domain-containing protein, with amino-acid sequence MSTLVDRIGGFLLDYRQQYPLSGNILVALGGQILYEESFGFASAEHEVPIDKDTRFGIWSITKSFTAMSVMLLAQEGKLRLDDLAADYIQGFQRKEPVTIRHLLQHRSGLPNFTSLPAYNANWNKWPLSRERSLALLQEQPSSFPPGESFAYNNTGYYLLGLIVEHVSGLSFEDFLHSRLLEPLSLRDSGIITGRRIIPRLASAYQSNGVELAPSEYIDMSAVHAAGGMYATARDLLLWDGALYTEKPLSQSVLDPILRDEEAGYGLGWFLDRKHNRRRIYHGGAYRGYRSELHRYPDDELTVIVLSNFDFVPVTWLAEQLAGIVFGEEARVPEAPPSFALSKEVFEELSGLYEGFGCQAIVERDDNGYYMEWNRRERNPMYPLSETSFRHAWHDRTYTFKPDQEGRMTFLGLKKRTSSGTSGE; translated from the coding sequence ATGTCCACGTTAGTAGATCGAATCGGCGGGTTTCTGCTGGATTATCGGCAGCAATATCCGCTTAGCGGTAATATATTAGTCGCGCTTGGCGGCCAAATTCTGTATGAAGAGTCCTTTGGATTCGCTAGCGCGGAGCATGAGGTTCCTATTGACAAGGATACCCGCTTTGGCATCTGGTCAATTACAAAATCCTTTACGGCGATGTCCGTTATGCTTCTGGCTCAAGAGGGCAAGCTGCGTCTGGACGATTTGGCAGCCGATTACATTCAGGGCTTCCAGCGCAAGGAGCCGGTTACCATTCGTCATTTGCTCCAGCATCGGTCCGGCCTGCCGAATTTCACAAGCCTTCCGGCCTACAACGCCAACTGGAACAAGTGGCCGCTGTCGCGGGAGAGGAGCCTCGCGCTGCTTCAGGAGCAGCCAAGCAGCTTCCCGCCTGGCGAATCCTTTGCTTACAATAATACGGGGTATTATCTGCTGGGGCTCATTGTGGAGCATGTGTCGGGGCTCAGCTTCGAGGACTTCCTCCACAGCCGGCTATTGGAGCCGCTAAGCCTTCGAGACTCCGGCATCATCACCGGCAGACGGATCATTCCCCGACTGGCGTCGGCCTATCAGTCGAACGGCGTGGAGCTGGCACCCTCTGAATATATTGATATGAGCGCTGTGCATGCCGCTGGAGGCATGTACGCAACGGCTCGCGATCTCCTGCTATGGGATGGAGCGCTGTATACGGAGAAGCCGTTATCGCAATCCGTTCTGGACCCCATTCTGCGAGACGAAGAGGCGGGCTATGGACTGGGCTGGTTCCTGGATCGCAAGCATAACCGCCGAAGAATCTACCATGGCGGCGCGTACCGCGGCTATCGCAGCGAGCTTCATCGTTATCCCGATGACGAGCTGACGGTTATCGTATTGTCCAATTTTGATTTTGTCCCGGTGACCTGGCTCGCTGAGCAGCTGGCAGGTATCGTCTTCGGAGAAGAGGCCCGTGTGCCGGAAGCGCCTCCCTCCTTTGCGCTGTCGAAGGAAGTCTTCGAGGAGCTCAGCGGCTTGTATGAGGGCTTTGGCTGCCAGGCGATTGTCGAGCGTGACGACAATGGCTATTATATGGAGTGGAACCGCCGCGAACGGAATCCTATGTACCCTCTATCCGAGACAAGCTTCCGCCACGCTTGGCATGATCGCACGTACACGTTCAAGCCGGATCAGGAAGGGCGCATGACGTTTCTAGGGCTGAAGAAGCGGACGTCATCAGGGACATCGGGAGAATAA